From the Gemmatimonadota bacterium genome, the window CCAGGTGGAACTGGTCGCAATCCAGTTCCCGCGCCCGTTCGAGCAGCCAGTCCAGCAAAGCCCCGCCGTAGCCCCGCCCGCGCGCCGAGGTCGCCGTGATCAGGTCGTCCAGATAGAACGTCCTACCCCACGCCAGGTACTCCGCGACCCGGTAGCCGGCCCCCGCCACGACCGCGCCGTCCTCCTCGATGTACGCCATCGTGTAGCCGTGCTCGCGCCGCTGGCGCTGCACACGCTCAACGAAGTCGTCCTCGGCCAGGTGCGGCCGCAGCTCCGAGAAGCCCGGGTAACACG encodes:
- a CDS encoding GNAT family N-acetyltransferase, translating into MSQPTIRIAESEEAIRACYPGFSELRPHLAEDDFVERVQRQRREHGYTMAYIEEDGAVVAGAGYRVAEYLAWGRTFYLDDLITATSARGRGYGGALLDWLLERARELDCDQFHLDSGTHRYAAHRLYMGRKLNISSYHFSRDIE